The genomic interval TCATATATATCAATGGCAACTTCGTAAGATATATCATATGTTTCTTTACATTAATTCAAATCAACTTTCATGCACAGTGTTCTATTATTTCTACCACTTCATCTTTTCTAAGCTTGTTTCCCTTTGTTAAGAAGTTTGTCAGATGTTCGGCCTCCTGCATTAACTTCCATCTCTGAACCACTCCCATTTTTTGATGGAACCACAAGGTGCCACTTATCagttaactttattttattcaattaatctACTTCATCCTATTCTccattatttttcttcttaatatacatataataatttaattatgacTGTGTAATTTGGATTGCATTTGTAGGTTGTACATTTGCTATCTGTGCCCATATGCACAACGTGCATGGATAACTAGGAATTGCAAGGTTGTTTTCTCACTTGTACCCTTTTTTCAGCTTTCAAGTTCTGCTATGTCTGATTCTTctgatatatatatacaaactCTCCGGTTCTTCTAAGAAATATAATGAAGCCTTGTCCCTTTTTTTATTGACTATTGATGATTTGTTAACTTCAGGGACTGCAAGACAAGATCGAATTGGTTCCTATTGACCTTAGAAATAGGCCTTCTTGGTATAAGGAGAAAGTGTACCCTCTTAATAAGGTACATATCAGTATTTTAACATCAGAAAGCTATTTGATTTGGTTGATGGATCATAACACGTTCTTCTTATGTTATAGGTGCCCTCGTTGGAGCACAATGGCAAGGTTTTAGGAGAAAGTCTTGATTTGATCAGATATATAGATGCCAACTTTGAGGGGGCATCTCTATTTCCAAGTGTAAGAACTATGCATcaattttatacatttattgGCACCTATTCCTCTAGAGTATCTGTGTAATTTGAAAGGGAAGTCATGATGAGTGGGAATTTTTCAGGATCCTGCCAAGAGAGAATTTGGTGAGCAAATGATATCCCATGTTGACACGTTCACCAGTGGCATATACTCTTCATATAAAGGAGATCCTGTAGAACAAACCAGTAAGAGATCTTAAAGTTTCTGAATTTAAGTAAAGATAATGAGAATATAGAATTGTTGAATGGTTTAAAACTGATAATTTGCATCAGGTGCTGCTTTTGATTACTTGGAGAATGCTTTGGGTAAATTTGATGATGGACCATTCTTCCTTGGCCAATTTAGTTTGGTAAGTTGAAATTCTCATCAATCTTGAAATTTTGTTAACTAGGCCATTATGACCAGTTGTGTTGCTTTCACCATAACGTTGTATGAAAGTTAGATCCTTCTGTGATCTAGTTAGTCATAGAAGGAAAGAGATGTAGCCATATCATGATGTAGTGAAAAACTTTGTTATATCATAGTATAATATTTTCCCCCTAACACTCTGATGATTTTAAAAACTGTGGTTATCATCAGGTGGATATTGCCTATGTTTCATTTCTTGAAAGGATCCAATTGGTGTTCTCTGAAATTTTTAAGCACgacatcacagcaggaaggccCAAACTAGCCACATGGATTCAGGTCCCTATTTCTCTGCAATCCAAAAGTCTTAAGTTTGAATGATTTGATAATAATTTTCAATCTACTTTACATCTGGGAATGGAATGATCTATTTAAATAAGGCCTAAATATCTCTGTAATTCTGATTTCTTCACATTTACTGATTCTAAATATGTACATTAATTGTCATTGCAGGAGGCTAATAAGATTGATGGCTACAAGCAGACAAAAGTTGACAAGGAGGAGTATTTAGAAGTTTTCAAGATAAAGTTTTTGGTATTATGAACTTCAACtagtaaaaaaaatcttagataattttgtttgaaaatttgTGTTGATGTCTTGCTATGTTTTTTTCCCTACTCTTCTAACTGTTTATGTTTATACTTGTGTTGTGTAGGCTTAAAAGTGAGCTTCAGTTGCTGTTGCAGTGGCGTTTAAGATATATGATAGTCAAACCAATAAAGATTTGTTACAATATGTGGAATGctttttcaatttaaaagatatatgaTAGTTACTACTTTACAGTGATTTCATTTTCATGCTTAATTCACAATGTATTCGTATTATGAGTATGATCTTatacttttatcttttaaaattgttttatttaaaattctgATTTTACGCTATGTTTGGATAGAGAAATGGAGGAAGAAGAACTAagtaaatgaaaaagaaaaaagaaaagatagaaaatagagtgaaaataaagattatttgataaaaaatagagtgaaaataaagattatttgataaaaaaatagaataaaatacgttgtttggattagaaaaataataaaaacataactttttatttaaaattatcataTTATCCTTACATATACCCatcatgtaattttttaaataacatatttattactttttataaaaaaataaacttattataatatttttttcaatatcaaTTTATACTATTTAACCGATATAATCATAATTGATTATAGATTAACATAACTAATTATGCTTTATATATGCATATATCAATATCAATTATGTATATAAGTATAATTATTAAACGTAACATCtgaataaaaaaggaaaaaaaagacaTTATTTAGTGTAACTCTTGAGTTAGCTTAGGGATTAATCCGTGAGGACTAAAATCTGAAATTTTCTTCCCCCAATAAGGTCAACGGTTGACTCAGTTCCTTCTGGATCTTACTAATTGATGATCAATATGtaattatatatgaattaaaaAGACATTGATCTATGTCAGCAATGAcgatttttttacttttagtttGAACTATCACACTTAATGTTATATGAAGCAACTTAAGTCTTTagtatatatacacatatacacacacacacacatatatatatatatatatatatattaatatttgagtGTGTATGTTTCTTTCAAAACAATGACGAAGAAAACCAacatttaatgaaaatattttttattatattaatatataaattacttCATATTGATTTTATGGAAGGAAAAGTTTAATTGGTGCTTTAAAAacatagaataaaaaatagaagtaaagttctgaaataaaaattattttattaaaatcataaaatgattttattttcttatataatttaaattatttgtaagatatatattaagtatttttttcataattaatacACTAAAacattgattaatatatttcttttaaacctctgttttttttaagtgaaaCTGTTATATTCGAGTTAAGAACATTTATATACAACAATATTGAAAACAAATCAGAAATTTTTTTACATGGTGGAAAAACAAATCCTCATTAAAATTTTCTACGACTTAGGAGGATGCATAAAAAAATGTCATGGGTTTTTGTTGAGATTGAATCTCTTTTGGGCCGGTGTTTCTTCCACTTCTTTTTCTGCAACTCCATGAGCCAGGATTGAATCTCTTTTCCGCAGGAATGGAATATCTTCCTCTGTAAAAATTAATCGCTATAAATACAAACTATAATCCCTATAAATATATTTCTCAAATCCAAAGCAACATTAATATAGCTGCACATACCAATTCTGTGCACAAATGCGGAGGCAGAATCAGGGAAATCATAATCGAACACACTGTTCACACCTTTGAAATCCATGCCCCGGGCAACCACATCAGTAGCAATCAAAACCCATGTTTTTCAAACTCTGAAGTTATCAACGGCATTTTCTCGCTACATAAAAATGTATGAGATCAGAACTCATAactcaaaaacaaaaaactgCTAAATGAAAAAGTATGCTTTAGAATTGGAGTACCTATGTTAAAACGAATGCCCGAAAACAAAAACGAAGAATCGTTGGCCATTGACGATTGGAAGAAACAAATGATTTAGGGGTTTCTGTAATGAATCACGGCTTTGCAGTTACCCTTTATTACTATAATATAAAATGGGAATAATGACAAGATTTCACTCTTAAAATTTTAAGTGTCATTGATTCATTGGATCAGTAAAAAGTTATCATAGATTTTGGAAGGATTATAACCATTGGTAAGTGCCTACCAAATGCTAACGTCTAACCTCTGACAAGGGTCATAACCTTGATCCAGCATC from Phaseolus vulgaris cultivar G19833 chromosome 1, P. vulgaris v2.0, whole genome shotgun sequence carries:
- the LOC137814409 gene encoding glutathione S-transferase L3-like isoform X2, whose amino-acid sequence is MATSLSDVRPPALTSISEPLPFFDGTTRLYICYLCPYAQRAWITRNCKGLQDKIELVPIDLRNRPSWYKEKVYPLNKVPSLEHNGKVLGESLDLIRYIDANFEGASLFPSDPAKREFGEQMISHVDTFTSGIYSSYKGDPVEQTSAAFDYLENALGKFDDGPFFLGQFSLVDIAYVSFLERIQLVFSEIFKHDITAGRPKLATWIQEANKIDGYKQTKVDKEEYLEVFKIKFLA
- the LOC137814409 gene encoding glutathione S-transferase L3-like isoform X1 yields the protein MATSSLSDVRPPALTSISEPLPFFDGTTRLYICYLCPYAQRAWITRNCKGLQDKIELVPIDLRNRPSWYKEKVYPLNKVPSLEHNGKVLGESLDLIRYIDANFEGASLFPSDPAKREFGEQMISHVDTFTSGIYSSYKGDPVEQTSAAFDYLENALGKFDDGPFFLGQFSLVDIAYVSFLERIQLVFSEIFKHDITAGRPKLATWIQEANKIDGYKQTKVDKEEYLEVFKIKFLA